The Miscanthus floridulus cultivar M001 chromosome 7, ASM1932011v1, whole genome shotgun sequence genome includes a region encoding these proteins:
- the LOC136465488 gene encoding predicted GPI-anchored protein 58 produces MCGPAHTLTHSTQHTHARTPLRPPLFAAASSPRARCPSPPPRSPCARPAHPAPPRPRPPRAAPSPTRPANPASVRRRPGHAPPRRRPLPTPAGRRAPDQGRPGHARRRRPLLALAPPRSASSHRFRAAPAARRPAAARPAMPRLPGADPRQWPR; encoded by the coding sequence ATGTGTGGGCCGGcccacacactcactcactccaCACAACACACTCACGCACGCACACCCCTGCGCCCGCCGCTGTTCGCTGCCGCCAGCTCGCCCCGCGCCCGTtgcccgtcgccgccgccgcgctcgcccTGCGCCCGCCCCGCCCACCCCGCTCCACCCCGGCCCCGACCGCCCCGCGCCGCCCCGTCCCCGACCCGCCCCGCGAACCCCGCGTCGGTGCGTCGCCGGCCCGGCCACGCCCCGCCGCGACGCCGCCCCCTCCCTACCCCGGCTGGCCGCCGGGCACCGGATCAGGGGCGCCCCGGCCACGCCCGGCGCCGGCGTCCCCTGCTCGCCCTCGCCCCACCCCGGTCGGCCTCCAGCCACCGGTTCCGGGCCGCCCCGGCTGCTCGGCGCCCCGCAGCGGCGCGCCCGGCCATGCCCCGCCTGCCCGGCGCCGACCCAAGGCAGTGGCCCCGGTGA